From Streptomyces sp. HUAS MG91, the proteins below share one genomic window:
- a CDS encoding TIR domain-containing protein has product MAGASRIPAYFSHSYWAEDRELNEHFWNLFWNEGFTFAVDPKTNPLSLTHLELMMDQSACFVGVVTHRQEERRYRASPFMVHEHDLALQARKPRLVFMETGVSAGFFPVADEQRIVFNRRQLPGAAAVKPAIRRLVSRSGPVGGAAKGLLGTVGLILPDDPAYRAAEPLIRRAVEDVGYRARTISLEFEDLFEFLLAVDGCDFVVVDVASPYAVPWVFPELSGRFRPTLKLIHEPPDGRYVPRPSKLVSGSALRAAEPADRITVRWSDPEELAGRVQDLVARFYQPRLEFETHEEGVGYFRSLGRAQGSIFLSNARGDDALAQRVGRSLELQNLSYFHYLRRNTIELGADWRSQLYANVAACRMFLPLISQYYWESEYCREEYDIAERLRADGRLVILPYFLGPGVARQVSFQGRAIGHLSQDEQVAVISRDVDNEFVERRRLEERGATAGEERGAAAGEPARGSRCDIALVTLLPEAHDALRRHLETSGAPVGTTLHDTGCEWLRTTIQAVGRSSAYEVVVVQPSGDRDGVGSAVAATIEEHRPETVVFLGAACAVAPDLVPGDVVISNRLHGFTRDELEQSCLPRPDRSHLAHEGVAALGDSMRLNYTYWTEKVYERPPGGPRSTGPRVVVGPIASGDAPVGGSGDPALRPVIGAWPGLAAVELGGADAAGAVTRIRRSGRTDVSFSVVCAVAGTVTDGISVNSARPEHEKAWKQYAADVAATLILEAIRLAWPTPPRRDA; this is encoded by the coding sequence ATGGCAGGAGCCAGCCGGATACCGGCCTATTTCAGCCACAGCTACTGGGCGGAGGACCGGGAGCTGAACGAACACTTCTGGAACCTCTTCTGGAACGAGGGCTTCACCTTCGCGGTCGACCCGAAGACCAATCCCCTCTCGCTCACCCATCTGGAACTGATGATGGATCAGAGCGCCTGCTTCGTCGGCGTAGTGACGCATCGTCAGGAAGAGCGTAGATATCGGGCGTCGCCCTTCATGGTGCACGAGCACGACCTCGCACTCCAGGCGAGAAAGCCCCGGCTCGTGTTCATGGAGACCGGGGTGTCGGCCGGGTTCTTCCCGGTGGCCGACGAGCAGCGCATCGTGTTCAACCGCCGCCAACTCCCCGGCGCGGCAGCGGTGAAGCCCGCGATCCGACGCCTCGTCAGCCGGAGCGGCCCGGTCGGCGGCGCCGCCAAGGGACTGCTCGGCACGGTCGGGCTGATCCTGCCCGACGACCCCGCGTACCGGGCGGCCGAGCCGCTCATCCGGCGGGCCGTCGAGGACGTCGGATACCGCGCCCGCACCATCAGCCTGGAGTTCGAGGACCTCTTCGAGTTCCTGCTCGCCGTCGACGGATGCGACTTCGTCGTCGTCGACGTCGCCTCCCCGTACGCGGTGCCCTGGGTCTTCCCCGAACTGAGCGGCCGCTTCCGGCCGACCCTCAAGCTGATCCACGAGCCGCCCGACGGCCGGTACGTGCCGCGGCCGTCGAAACTGGTGAGCGGATCCGCCCTCCGGGCGGCCGAGCCGGCGGACCGCATCACGGTGCGCTGGAGCGACCCGGAGGAACTCGCCGGCCGGGTCCAGGACCTGGTCGCCCGCTTCTACCAGCCACGGCTGGAGTTCGAGACCCACGAGGAGGGAGTCGGATACTTCCGCAGCCTCGGCCGGGCCCAGGGCAGCATTTTCCTCAGCAACGCCCGCGGGGACGACGCGCTGGCCCAGCGCGTCGGCCGCAGCCTCGAACTGCAGAACCTCTCGTACTTCCACTACCTGCGCCGCAACACCATCGAACTCGGCGCCGACTGGCGCAGCCAGCTGTACGCGAACGTGGCCGCGTGCCGGATGTTCCTGCCGCTGATCAGCCAGTACTACTGGGAGAGCGAGTACTGCCGGGAGGAGTACGACATCGCCGAACGCCTGCGCGCCGACGGCCGACTGGTGATCCTGCCGTACTTCCTCGGCCCCGGAGTGGCACGGCAGGTCAGCTTCCAGGGCCGGGCCATCGGCCACCTCTCCCAGGACGAACAGGTCGCGGTCATCAGCCGTGACGTGGACAACGAGTTCGTCGAGCGCCGCAGGCTGGAGGAGCGCGGCGCCACGGCCGGGGAGGAGCGGGGCGCCGCGGCCGGCGAGCCCGCCCGGGGCAGCCGGTGCGACATCGCGCTCGTCACGCTCCTGCCCGAGGCCCATGACGCGCTGCGCCGGCATCTGGAGACGTCCGGCGCGCCCGTCGGGACCACGCTGCACGACACCGGATGCGAGTGGCTGCGCACCACCATCCAGGCCGTGGGCCGCAGCAGCGCCTACGAGGTGGTGGTGGTCCAGCCGAGCGGCGACCGCGACGGGGTCGGCAGCGCCGTCGCCGCCACGATCGAGGAACACCGCCCCGAGACGGTGGTCTTCCTCGGAGCCGCCTGCGCCGTCGCCCCCGACCTCGTACCCGGCGACGTCGTGATCTCCAACCGGCTGCACGGCTTCACACGCGACGAACTGGAACAGAGCTGCCTGCCCCGCCCCGACCGCAGCCACCTGGCCCACGAAGGCGTGGCCGCGCTCGGCGACAGCATGCGCCTCAACTACACCTACTGGACCGAGAAGGTGTACGAGCGACCGCCCGGCGGCCCCCGGAGCACCGGACCGCGTGTCGTGGTCGGCCCCATCGCCTCGGGGGACGCGCCGGTCGGCGGCAGCGGCGACCCGGCCCTGCGGCCGGTGATCGGCGCCTGGCCCGGGCTGGCCGCCGTCGAGCTCGGGGGCGCGGACGCTGCGGGAGCCGTCACCCGGATCCGCAGGAGCGGCCGGACGGACGTGTCGTTCTCCGTGGTGTGCGCCGTGGCCGGCACCGTCACCGACGGCATCTCCGTCAACTCGGCGCGGCCGGAGCACGAGAAGGCCTGGAAACAGTACGCGGCCGACGTGGCCGCCACCCTGATCCTGGAAGCGATCCGGCTGGCCTGGCCCACCCCGCCCAGGAGAGACGCATGA
- a CDS encoding RyR domain-containing protein produces the protein MIRRNRRQPWTPPPPGSDVKVPDSLHALIEILAEEAHDNWARQRLSEGWRYGPRLSRRRRTHPLLIPYSALTHEQQEADRVVAMGSVKVILRHGYTLQEPGGR, from the coding sequence ATGATCCGACGGAACAGGCGACAGCCGTGGACGCCCCCGCCTCCCGGCAGCGACGTGAAGGTCCCCGACAGCCTCCACGCCCTGATCGAGATCCTCGCCGAGGAGGCCCACGACAACTGGGCCCGGCAACGCCTCTCCGAGGGCTGGCGGTACGGGCCCCGGCTGAGCCGGCGACGCAGGACGCACCCCCTGCTGATCCCGTACTCCGCGCTCACGCACGAGCAGCAGGAGGCGGACCGGGTGGTCGCCATGGGGTCGGTGAAGGTGATCCTCCGCCATGGGTACACGCTTCAGGAGCCCGGCGGCCGGTGA
- the pcaC gene encoding 4-carboxymuconolactone decarboxylase, whose translation MSETTPETLQYRFDGPEQAPVLILGPSLGTTWHMWDRQIPELIKHWRVFRFDLPGHGGAPAHPAGSVAELAERVLATLDAVGVQRFGYAGCSLGGAIGAELALRHPERVASLGLIAASPRFGTADEFRQRGVIVRSNGLDPIARTSPERWFTAGFAAAQPAITDWAVQMVRTTDPGCYIASCEALAAFDIRTELGEVGVPTLVLVGSDDQVTGPAEARTLVAGIPDARLAVVPGASHLAPVEQPAAVTDLLVRHFTSAWLPGFETGQHAIQAAPPKPVLAPTPPPVAPVAEITAAIRQPEAAVRPDPHEVGLKVRREVLGDAHVDQALAAADEFSGDFQEFITRYAWGEIWSRPGLDRRMRSSVTLTALVAGGHFGELAFHTRAALRNGLTAAEIKEILLQAAVYCGVPAANSAFKVAQQVIREETTPQE comes from the coding sequence ATGAGTGAGACCACCCCCGAGACCCTCCAATACCGCTTTGACGGGCCAGAACAGGCGCCAGTACTGATCTTGGGACCCTCACTCGGTACGACATGGCACATGTGGGACCGGCAGATCCCGGAGCTGATCAAGCACTGGAGGGTGTTCCGGTTCGACCTCCCGGGACACGGCGGCGCCCCCGCCCACCCGGCCGGATCCGTCGCCGAGCTCGCCGAGCGGGTGCTGGCCACGCTCGACGCGGTGGGCGTGCAGCGGTTCGGGTACGCGGGCTGCTCCCTGGGCGGCGCGATCGGCGCGGAGCTGGCGCTGCGCCACCCCGAGCGCGTCGCGTCGCTGGGGCTGATAGCCGCCTCGCCCCGCTTCGGCACCGCCGACGAGTTCCGCCAGCGCGGCGTCATCGTGCGCAGCAACGGCCTCGACCCCATCGCCCGTACGTCGCCGGAGCGCTGGTTCACGGCCGGGTTCGCCGCCGCGCAGCCCGCCATCACCGACTGGGCCGTGCAGATGGTCCGCACCACCGACCCGGGCTGCTACATCGCCTCCTGCGAGGCCCTCGCCGCCTTCGACATCCGTACGGAACTGGGCGAGGTCGGCGTCCCCACGCTGGTCCTCGTCGGCTCGGACGACCAGGTCACCGGACCCGCCGAGGCCCGTACGCTCGTCGCCGGCATACCGGACGCCCGGCTCGCCGTCGTCCCCGGCGCCTCCCACCTGGCCCCCGTCGAGCAGCCGGCCGCGGTGACCGACCTGCTCGTGCGGCACTTCACCTCCGCGTGGCTGCCCGGCTTCGAGACCGGCCAGCACGCCATCCAGGCCGCCCCGCCCAAGCCGGTCCTCGCGCCGACGCCCCCGCCGGTCGCCCCGGTCGCCGAGATCACCGCGGCGATCCGGCAGCCCGAGGCAGCGGTCCGCCCCGACCCGCACGAGGTGGGGCTCAAGGTGCGCCGCGAAGTGCTGGGCGACGCCCACGTCGACCAGGCGCTCGCCGCCGCCGACGAGTTCTCCGGCGACTTCCAGGAGTTCATCACGCGCTATGCCTGGGGCGAGATCTGGAGCCGCCCCGGCCTCGACCGCCGGATGCGCTCCTCGGTGACCCTCACGGCCCTCGTCGCGGGCGGCCACTTCGGCGAGCTGGCCTTCCACACCCGCGCCGCCCTGCGCAACGGCCTCACCGCCGCCGAGATCAAGGAGATCCTGCTCCAGGCGGCGGTCTACTGCGGCGTCCCGGCCGCCAACTCCGCGTTCAAGGTCGCCCAGCAGGTCATCAGGGAAGAGACCACCCCGCAGGAGTGA
- a CDS encoding MBL fold metallo-hydrolase: MKLTKKTHACVRLEKDGRTLVIDPGTFTEEDAALGAEAILVTHEHPDHFNEERLRAGLEANPAAEIWTLKSVAEQISAAFPGRVHTVGHGDTFTAAGFDVQVHGELHAVIHPDIPRITNVGYLIDGGTVFHPGDALTVPDQPVETLMLPVMAPWNKIAEVIEYVREVKPTRAYDIHDALLTDLARPIYDNQIGALGGTEHLRLTPGASAQV, translated from the coding sequence ATGAAGCTCACGAAGAAGACCCACGCCTGTGTCCGTCTGGAGAAGGACGGCCGCACCCTCGTCATCGACCCCGGCACCTTCACGGAGGAGGACGCGGCGCTCGGCGCCGAGGCGATCCTGGTGACGCACGAGCACCCGGACCACTTCAACGAGGAGCGGCTGCGCGCGGGCCTGGAGGCCAACCCGGCCGCGGAGATCTGGACCCTCAAGTCGGTGGCGGAGCAGATCTCGGCGGCCTTCCCGGGCCGCGTCCACACGGTCGGCCACGGCGACACGTTCACGGCCGCCGGATTCGACGTCCAGGTCCACGGCGAACTGCACGCGGTCATCCACCCGGACATCCCGCGGATCACGAACGTCGGCTACTTGATCGACGGCGGCACGGTCTTCCACCCCGGCGACGCCCTCACCGTCCCCGACCAGCCGGTCGAGACGCTGATGCTGCCCGTCATGGCGCCCTGGAACAAGATCGCCGAGGTCATCGAGTACGTCCGTGAGGTCAAGCCCACGCGCGCGTACGACATCCACGACGCGCTGCTGACCGACCTCGCGCGCCCGATCTACGACAACCAGATCGGTGCGCTGGGCGGTACGGAACACCTGCGCCTGACGCCGGGCGCCTCGGCGCAGGTGTGA
- a CDS encoding hydrolase encodes MSDSTPTPLSLDERPALVLIDLQQGILGLPTVHPSGDVLKNAVRLADAFRAKDLPVVRVRVGWSQDGGDLPVSRAVTPGPAQAPPAAFSEFPDDLGPLGDDIVITKRHWGAFTGTELDLQLRRRGVTQIVLCGISTSIGVESTARSAFELSYHLVVVDDATTDTDADSHAHSFGKIFPRIAELGSTEDVLALLDK; translated from the coding sequence ATGAGTGACAGCACCCCCACCCCTCTCTCCCTCGACGAGCGCCCCGCCCTCGTCCTCATCGACCTCCAGCAGGGCATCCTCGGCCTGCCGACCGTGCACCCCTCCGGTGACGTCCTGAAGAACGCCGTCCGGCTCGCCGACGCCTTCCGGGCCAAGGACCTGCCGGTCGTGCGGGTGCGGGTCGGCTGGTCGCAGGACGGCGGGGACCTGCCGGTCAGCCGCGCCGTGACGCCCGGCCCGGCGCAGGCGCCGCCCGCCGCGTTCTCCGAGTTCCCCGACGACCTCGGGCCGCTCGGCGACGACATCGTGATCACCAAGCGGCACTGGGGCGCCTTCACCGGCACCGAGCTGGACCTCCAGCTGCGCCGGCGCGGGGTCACGCAGATCGTGCTCTGCGGCATCTCCACGTCGATCGGCGTCGAGTCGACCGCCCGCTCCGCGTTCGAGCTGAGCTACCACCTGGTGGTCGTGGACGACGCGACGACCGACACGGACGCCGATTCCCACGCGCACAGCTTCGGGAAGATCTTCCCGCGCATCGCCGAGCTGGGCTCGACCGAGGACGTGCTCGCGCTCCTCGACAAGTAG
- a CDS encoding exodeoxyribonuclease III, with protein MRIATWNVNSITARLPRLLAWLESSGTDVLCVQETKCSEEQFPADALRELGYESAVNATGRWNGVALLSRVGLDDVVKGLPGDPGYEGTEEPRAVSATCGPVRVWSVYVPNGREIDHPHYAYKLQWFEALKAAVAGDAAGGRPFAVLGDYNVAPTDDDVWDLAAFDGLTHVTAPERAALAELRETGLTDVVPRPLKYDHPFTYWDYRALGFPKNRGMRIDLVYGNEPFAKAVSDAYVDREERKGKGASDHAPVVVDLDV; from the coding sequence ATGCGCATCGCTACGTGGAACGTGAACTCGATCACCGCGCGCCTCCCGCGCCTGCTGGCCTGGCTGGAGAGCAGCGGCACGGACGTGCTGTGCGTCCAGGAGACCAAGTGCTCGGAGGAGCAGTTCCCCGCGGACGCGCTGCGCGAGCTGGGCTACGAGTCGGCGGTGAACGCGACAGGCCGGTGGAACGGGGTGGCGCTGCTCTCCCGCGTCGGCCTCGACGACGTGGTCAAGGGCCTCCCGGGCGACCCGGGCTACGAGGGCACGGAGGAGCCCCGCGCGGTCTCCGCGACCTGCGGCCCGGTCCGCGTCTGGTCGGTGTACGTGCCGAACGGCCGGGAGATCGACCACCCGCACTACGCGTACAAGCTCCAGTGGTTCGAGGCGCTGAAGGCGGCCGTCGCGGGCGACGCCGCGGGCGGCCGCCCCTTCGCGGTCCTGGGCGACTACAACGTGGCACCGACGGACGACGACGTCTGGGACCTCGCCGCCTTCGACGGCCTCACCCACGTCACCGCGCCCGAGCGCGCCGCCCTCGCCGAGCTGCGCGAGACCGGCCTCACCGACGTCGTGCCGCGCCCGCTCAAGTACGACCACCCCTTCACGTACTGGGACTACCGCGCCCTCGGCTTCCCGAAGAACCGGGGCATGCGCATCGACCTGGTCTACGGGAACGAGCCGTTCGCGAAGGCGGTCTCGGACGCGTACGTGGACCGCGAGGAGCGCAAGGGCAAGGGTGCATCCGACCACGCGCCGGTCGTGGTGGACCTCGACGTGTGA
- a CDS encoding class I SAM-dependent methyltransferase, producing MTTDQTAYLRSTQLAYDTAAGAYAEIIPPLFDRDPYGVAMFGAFADLVRTRGGAGPVADLGCGPGHATAHLRDLGLTAFGVDLSPKMIAEARRAYPDLRFEEGSMTGLDLPDDALSGIVSWYSTVHTPPEVLPTIFAEFHRVLAPGGHLLVGYKIGDLIRHLDHAYGHDLSLDVYWRSPEEVERHLEAAGFVVQARLVREPDDFERATQGRQGTLLAQKPDAATA from the coding sequence ATGACCACTGACCAGACGGCCTACCTGCGCTCCACCCAGCTCGCCTACGACACCGCCGCGGGCGCCTATGCCGAGATCATCCCGCCGCTGTTCGACCGCGATCCGTACGGGGTCGCGATGTTCGGCGCCTTCGCCGATCTCGTGCGGACCCGCGGCGGCGCCGGCCCGGTGGCCGACCTCGGCTGCGGGCCCGGCCACGCGACGGCCCATCTGCGGGACCTCGGGCTGACCGCGTTCGGCGTCGACCTCTCGCCGAAGATGATCGCCGAGGCCCGCCGCGCCTACCCGGACCTGCGGTTCGAGGAGGGCTCGATGACGGGCCTCGACCTCCCCGACGACGCGCTGAGCGGCATCGTCTCCTGGTACTCGACGGTGCACACGCCGCCGGAGGTACTGCCGACGATCTTCGCCGAGTTCCACCGCGTCCTCGCCCCCGGCGGTCACCTCCTGGTCGGCTACAAGATCGGCGACCTGATCCGCCATCTCGATCACGCCTACGGCCACGACCTCTCGCTCGACGTCTACTGGCGCTCGCCCGAGGAGGTCGAGCGGCACCTCGAAGCGGCCGGATTCGTCGTCCAGGCCCGCCTGGTCCGCGAGCCGGACGACTTCGAGCGCGCGACCCAGGGCCGGCAGGGCACCCTGCTGGCCCAGAAGCCGGACGCCGCCACCGCGTAA
- a CDS encoding SGNH/GDSL hydrolase family protein, with product MAVCAGLTPVTTARAEGHGPEPLPLERLFDNRAVSDDASPGEADFDGAGGSLSAQDLDAAGWTPGRGLGVDGARLTWARSAGRGFDNVTADGQRVRVSGRGDALAFLVAGTGGDATGSGVVRYADGSRSSYTLTAPDWRTGPLATKSVALAHRNTPDGQLAEKTRLFVVSVPVRTGRSIASVELPRTQGAALHVFALSVRAPSRGWTGTWSASPAGYTVVGPWADRTVRLVVHTSAGGPRVRIRLENTFASAPVRIGSASVAVQGAGAEARRTPVPLRFRGASGTQLPAGAQVFSDPVDFDVPAAANLLVSFHLPEPVAAAPVHSQAIQLGYVSGPGDHAAEAAGSAYTSTIAYWPLLTGVDVGGGPGSVVLLGDSITDGVKSTQDANHRWPDVLAGRLLGQSKVPRYGVLNQGISANKVVTDRYPGDGISTDTGGVSALHRLDRDVLAQTSARTVVVFQGINDLRWGATAEQVGTGLREIVRRAHARGLKVIGATITPCEGEALCPAAVDAERVAVNTYLRGPDAPFDGLADFDAVVRDPARPARMLPAYDSGDHLHPGDTGLKALADSVDLRMLVP from the coding sequence ATGGCCGTCTGCGCGGGGCTCACCCCCGTCACGACGGCGCGGGCCGAAGGGCACGGACCGGAGCCGCTCCCGCTGGAGCGGCTCTTCGACAACCGGGCGGTGAGCGACGACGCCTCGCCCGGCGAGGCGGACTTCGACGGCGCGGGCGGGTCGCTGTCCGCGCAGGATCTCGACGCGGCGGGCTGGACTCCCGGCCGGGGCCTGGGAGTTGACGGCGCGCGCCTGACCTGGGCGCGCTCGGCGGGGAGGGGTTTCGACAACGTCACCGCCGACGGACAGCGGGTGCGCGTGAGCGGGCGCGGCGACGCGCTCGCCTTCCTGGTCGCGGGGACCGGCGGGGACGCGACCGGTTCCGGCGTCGTGCGGTACGCGGACGGATCGCGGTCCTCGTACACGCTGACCGCGCCGGACTGGCGGACGGGGCCGCTCGCGACGAAGTCGGTCGCGCTGGCGCACCGGAACACTCCCGACGGCCAACTGGCCGAAAAGACACGGCTGTTCGTGGTCAGTGTGCCGGTCAGGACCGGCCGGTCGATCGCGTCGGTGGAGCTGCCGCGGACCCAAGGGGCCGCACTCCACGTGTTCGCCCTGTCCGTGCGCGCGCCGTCGCGCGGGTGGACGGGGACGTGGTCGGCGTCGCCCGCCGGGTACACGGTGGTGGGCCCGTGGGCCGACCGCACGGTACGGCTCGTGGTGCACACCAGTGCGGGCGGGCCGCGGGTGCGGATCCGGCTGGAGAACACCTTCGCGTCGGCACCGGTACGGATCGGCAGTGCGTCGGTGGCAGTGCAGGGAGCGGGGGCGGAGGCGAGACGCACGCCGGTGCCGCTGCGGTTCCGGGGCGCGTCCGGCACTCAACTCCCCGCCGGAGCACAGGTGTTCAGCGATCCGGTCGACTTCGATGTGCCGGCCGCCGCGAATCTTCTGGTGAGCTTCCATCTGCCGGAGCCGGTGGCCGCGGCGCCGGTGCACAGTCAGGCCATCCAGCTCGGTTACGTCAGCGGGCCCGGGGACCACGCGGCGGAGGCGGCCGGCTCGGCGTACACGTCCACGATCGCGTACTGGCCGCTGCTCACCGGGGTCGACGTGGGCGGCGGTCCGGGGTCCGTGGTGCTGCTCGGGGACTCCATCACCGATGGCGTGAAGTCGACGCAGGACGCCAACCACCGGTGGCCCGACGTGTTGGCGGGACGGCTCCTCGGCCAGTCGAAGGTGCCGCGCTACGGGGTGCTGAACCAGGGGATCTCGGCGAACAAGGTCGTCACGGACCGGTACCCCGGTGACGGGATCTCCACGGACACCGGCGGGGTGAGCGCCCTGCACCGGCTCGACCGGGACGTACTGGCCCAGACCTCGGCCCGTACGGTCGTGGTCTTCCAGGGGATCAACGACCTGCGCTGGGGTGCCACGGCGGAGCAGGTCGGGACCGGGCTGCGGGAGATCGTGCGGCGAGCCCACGCCCGCGGGCTGAAGGTGATCGGGGCGACGATCACACCGTGCGAGGGCGAGGCGCTGTGCCCGGCCGCCGTGGACGCCGAGCGGGTCGCCGTGAACACGTATCTGCGCGGGCCCGATGCGCCCTTCGACGGGCTGGCCGACTTCGACGCCGTGGTGCGTGATCCGGCGCGTCCCGCCCGGATGCTGCCCGCCTACGACAGCGGGGACCATCTGCATCCGGGCGACACGGGCCTGAAGGCCCTGGCCGACTCGGTCGACCTGCGCATGCTGGTGCCGTAG
- a CDS encoding DUF6278 family protein: MKIPFVDQWRKRHGEAPLVVSGPGADDAEGVAELLAECELLRAQAEAAGVELDDSVASLAALDQLVPRWREDEEVLHWLGNDAGLYLGTIMVHHVAGAAWVIWPNGQPVVRLTSGREIDVVEAGHAWAESGAPELSQFYAEAAES, from the coding sequence ATGAAGATCCCTTTCGTGGACCAGTGGCGCAAGAGGCACGGGGAAGCCCCTCTCGTCGTGTCCGGCCCGGGCGCCGATGACGCCGAGGGCGTCGCCGAACTGCTCGCCGAGTGCGAGCTGTTGCGGGCCCAGGCCGAGGCGGCCGGGGTGGAACTCGACGACTCGGTCGCCTCGTTGGCGGCCCTGGACCAACTCGTGCCGCGCTGGCGGGAGGACGAGGAGGTCCTGCACTGGCTCGGCAACGACGCGGGCCTCTATCTGGGCACGATCATGGTCCACCACGTCGCCGGCGCGGCCTGGGTGATCTGGCCCAACGGGCAGCCCGTGGTGCGCCTGACCTCCGGCCGTGAGATCGACGTGGTCGAGGCGGGACACGCCTGGGCCGAGAGCGGCGCCCCCGAGCTGTCCCAGTTCTACGCGGAGGCCGCCGAGTCCTGA
- a CDS encoding amino acid ABC transporter ATP-binding protein yields the protein MAVDPLIELRDVNKYYGELHVLQDIELTVGKGEVVVVIGPSGSGKSTLCRTINRLETIESGTIRLDGNPLPAEGRALAQLRAEVGMVFQSFNLFAHKTVLQNVSLAQVKVRKRKKDEADRRSRELLDRVGLAAHADKFPAQLSGGQQQRVAIARALAMDPKALLFDEPTSALDPEMINEVLEVMQQLARDGMTMVVVTHEMGFARTAADRVVFMADGRIVEDRAPEEFFTHPESERARDFLSKILKH from the coding sequence ATGGCCGTCGATCCGTTGATCGAGCTGCGTGACGTGAACAAGTACTACGGGGAGCTGCATGTCCTCCAGGACATCGAGCTCACCGTCGGCAAGGGGGAGGTCGTCGTCGTCATCGGCCCTTCGGGGTCGGGCAAGTCGACGCTCTGCCGGACGATCAACCGGCTGGAGACCATCGAGTCGGGCACCATCAGACTCGACGGCAACCCGCTGCCCGCGGAGGGCAGGGCGCTCGCGCAGCTCCGGGCCGAAGTGGGCATGGTCTTCCAGTCGTTCAACCTCTTCGCGCACAAGACGGTCCTCCAGAACGTCTCCCTGGCCCAGGTCAAGGTCAGGAAGCGGAAGAAGGACGAGGCCGACAGGCGCTCCCGCGAACTCCTCGACCGGGTCGGCCTCGCCGCCCACGCCGACAAGTTCCCCGCCCAGCTCTCCGGCGGCCAGCAGCAGCGCGTGGCCATCGCCCGCGCCCTCGCCATGGACCCCAAGGCCCTGCTCTTCGACGAGCCGACCTCGGCCCTCGACCCCGAGATGATCAACGAGGTCCTGGAGGTCATGCAGCAGCTCGCCCGCGACGGCATGACGATGGTCGTGGTCACCCACGAGATGGGCTTCGCGCGCACCGCGGCCGACCGCGTCGTCTTCATGGCCGACGGCAGGATCGTCGAGGACCGCGCCCCCGAGGAGTTCTTCACCCACCCGGAGAGCGAGCGCGCCCGCGACTTCCTCTCCAAGATCCTCAAGCACTGA
- a CDS encoding glutamate ABC transporter substrate-binding protein encodes MFPKSLRLLAALLVTASAATACGKDGSPPTKGPSADELPKYQVAQGFSLPDSKTWKRARNRGYFVVGAKEDQPYLGEKNPANGVYSGFDIEIAKMMSASLGLDPGRIRFKTIASANRETALQNGQIDYYVGTYTINDNRKKLVGFAGPYYMAGQSLLVRTDEDDIHGPQDLAGKRVCSAAGSTPYQRIQADYPKADLVAYDTYSICVDNLLTYQVDAVTTDDAILLGFAAKAPDEMKIAGKPFSQEPYGIGLPKSDSAIRFAMDDALVAREKNGDWKKAFEATLGLSGEAAPKPPAVDRYPAN; translated from the coding sequence ATGTTTCCCAAGTCGCTCCGGCTGCTCGCCGCGCTCCTGGTGACGGCCTCGGCCGCCACCGCCTGCGGCAAGGACGGCAGCCCGCCCACCAAGGGCCCGTCGGCCGACGAACTCCCCAAGTACCAAGTGGCACAAGGGTTCTCGCTGCCCGACTCGAAGACGTGGAAGAGGGCGAGGAACCGCGGCTACTTCGTCGTCGGCGCCAAGGAGGACCAGCCCTATCTCGGCGAGAAGAACCCGGCCAACGGCGTCTACTCCGGCTTCGACATCGAGATCGCCAAGATGATGTCGGCCTCGCTCGGGCTCGACCCGGGACGGATCCGCTTCAAGACAATCGCCTCCGCCAACCGCGAGACCGCCCTGCAGAACGGGCAGATCGACTACTACGTCGGCACCTACACCATCAACGACAACCGCAAGAAGCTCGTCGGCTTCGCCGGGCCCTACTACATGGCCGGCCAGTCCCTCCTCGTACGCACCGACGAGGACGACATCCACGGACCCCAGGACCTCGCGGGCAAGCGGGTCTGCTCGGCGGCCGGCTCGACCCCGTACCAGCGCATCCAGGCCGACTACCCGAAGGCCGACCTCGTCGCGTACGACACGTACTCCATCTGTGTCGACAACCTGCTGACCTATCAGGTCGACGCGGTCACCACGGACGACGCGATCCTGCTCGGCTTCGCCGCCAAGGCGCCCGACGAGATGAAGATCGCGGGCAAGCCGTTCTCCCAGGAGCCCTACGGCATCGGCCTGCCCAAGAGCGACTCCGCGATCCGGTTCGCCATGGACGACGCCCTGGTGGCCCGTGAGAAGAACGGGGACTGGAAGAAGGCGTTCGAGGCCACGCTCGGCCTGTCCGGCGAGGCCGCCCCGAAGCCACCGGCCGTCGACCGCTACCCGGCGAACTGA